Proteins encoded by one window of Mercenaria mercenaria strain notata chromosome 4, MADL_Memer_1, whole genome shotgun sequence:
- the LOC128556614 gene encoding uncharacterized protein LOC128556614 has protein sequence MNLQKLISTREGQRRVVQRKLDSITDDMSPLEFMSLMDYLTEKAEIIKGLNEKIVNQCDVAEIETEIVESEEYSYNLDLRIQKLRDTSRKHSQDFTNNSSVDNEENPALPRHSGSSTFFQHKLPKLTLPTFDGDLTTWQTFWDSFESSVHLNASLSDVQKFNYLKSLLQGTASWCISFDEF, from the coding sequence ATGAATCTTCAGAAACTAATTTCAACACGAGAAGGTCAGCGCAGAGTTGTACAGAGGAAATTAGACAGTATAACTGATGATATGTCGCCACTTGAATTTATGTCGCTGATGGACTATTTGACAGAGAAAGCTGAGATAATCAAAGGACTGAATGAGAAGATAGTAAACCAGTGTGATGTCGCagaaattgaaactgaaattgtAGAAAGTGAAGAGTATTCATACAACTTAGATCTCAGAATTCAGAAATTACGTGACACTTCTCGCAAGCATAGTCAAGATTTTACAAACAATAGTTCTGTGGATAATGAAGAAAACCCAGCGTTACCACGTCATTCAGGTTCGAGTACTTTTTTTCAACACAAGCTTCCGAAACTGACTTTACCTACCTTTGATGGAGATCTAACAACCTGGCAAACTTTCTGGGACTCTTTCGAGTCATCGGTTCATCTAAATGCTTCGTTATCGGACGTTCAGAAGTTCAACTATCTGAAATCTTTGCTTCAAGGTACAGCTTCATGGTGTATTTCCTTTGACGAATTCTAA
- the LOC128556615 gene encoding uncharacterized protein LOC128556615, which yields MLNVLTSPTDPCDLERFWRLESLGISENEENKSTSTYQEDYLRDSISYSNGRYSAKLPWKDDHETLPTNYDITRKRTENVIKRLRQDPQILQKYGDIIKDQETKGFIEKVDETIVPQHQIHYIPHHGVKKDSVTTPIRIVNDCSCRPSHGQPSLNDCLKSTPPELNDITHILMRFRLHKYAVSSDIEKAFLQIQLAEEDRDVTRFLWLSDLNDPDSTLITYRFKAVLFGATCSPFILNSTLLKHLESHCDVWVSNILKRDLYVDNILSSFEDENQTLAYFQDARVLLSSANFNLRSWNSNSQRLRNLAATNDVLDTDNITKILGMRWNAETDMLMFQTTHIPIRAITTKRELLRQTSRLYDPLGLLSPVTVRAKIMLQHIWQEKFDWDTQLPADIQHRWENLVNNLNTISTTKYRRCYFEIPAAGENPRKEQTLYPSP from the coding sequence ATGCTTAACGTTCTTACGTCACCAACAGACCCCTGTGATCTTGAGAGATTTTGGAGGCTTGAGTCTCTAGGAAtttcagaaaatgaagaaaataagtCTACATCTACTTATCAAGAGGATTACCTGCGGGATTCTATAAGCTATAGCAATGGACGTTATTCAGCAAAACTACCTTGGAAGGATGATCATGAGACTTTACCCACTAATTATGACATAACGAGGAAACGTACTGAAAATGTCATCAAGCGTCTACGTCAAGACCCACAAATCTTACAGAAATATGGAGACATTATCAAAGATCAGGAGACGAAAGGTTTTATTGAGAAGGTTGATGAAACTATCGTACCACAACACCAGATACACTACATCCCTCACCACGGAGTTAAGAAAGATTCTGTTACTACACCGATACGCATAGTAAATGACTGTAGTTGTCGTCCGTCACATGGTCAGCCTAGTCTTAATGATTGTCTAAAATCGACCCCTCCTGAACTCAATGACATTACCCACATCTTGATGCGTTTCCGGTTACACAAATACGCCGTATCTTCCGACATAGAAaaagcctttctccagatacaatTAGCAGAAGAAGACAGAGATGTCACGAGGTTTTTATGGCTGAGCGATCTCAATGATCCCGACAGTACTTTGATCACATACAGGTTCAAGGCAGTTCTTTTCGGCGCAACATGTTCCCCATTTATTCTAAATTCGACACTCTTGAAACATCTAGAAAGCCATTGTGATGTATGGGTCAGTAACATTTTGAAACGAGACTTATATGTAGACAACATCCTGTCAAGTTTTGAAGATGAGAACCAGACGCTTGCTTACTTCCAGGATGCGCGCGTTCTGCTGTCGTCTGCTAACTTCAATCTACGCTCATGGAATTCTAACAGCCAACGTCTACGAAACTTAGCCGCAACAAACGATGTTTTAGACACAGACAATATCACAAAGATACTTGGTATGCGATGGAATGCAGAAACAGATATGCTGATGTTTCAAACAACACATATACCAATCAGAGCCATTACAACAAAACGTGAACTTTTACGACAAACGTCAAGATTGTATGATCCGCTAGGTCTGCTTAGTCCGGTTACAGTACGTGCTAAAATTATGTTACAACACATTTGGCAAGAGAAATTCGACTGGGATACTCAGTTACCAGCTGACATACAACATAGATGGGAAAACCTTGTGAATAACTTGAATACCATATCCACAACTAAATACAGACGATGTTACTTTGAAATCCCTGCCGCAGGCGAGAATCCCAGAAAGGAGCAGACACTTTACCCCTCACCCTAA
- the LOC128556616 gene encoding uncharacterized protein LOC128556616 translates to MRSSKSRSELVKQLRLFIDNDGGVRCGVTRVDFTGALYVRSKNETEEKAYICLFTCTSTRAVHLEVVRDLSEESFLQAFRRFTSRKSLPHVMISDNASTFMATSNHIRRLFESRKVQDALTSQGTTWKFIPKRAPWFGGWWERLIGLTKTALKKTLGRSYVNFDMLQTVVTEIEAVLNDRPLTYVSSGMNPEPLTPAHLLYGRRIITLPYHDPKDETVPSSILGGHRNINKQAKIQIKLINNFRKRWRHEYLTAIREQHRTSGRNKQSIAVGDVVQVHDEVPGAQWKLAVIEQLVPGRDGLVRSAKIRTDNGTTNRPIVKLYPLEVTEL, encoded by the exons ATGAGGTCCAGTAAATCACGCTCAGAACTTGTCAAGCAACTAAGATTATTCATCGACAATGATGGTGGAGTCCGCTGTGGAG TAACACGTGTCGACTTCACAGGCGCACTGTATGTCAGAAGTAAGAATGAAACTGAAGAAAAGgcatatatttgtttatttacatgtacatccACACGAGCGGTTCACTTAGAAGTCGTCCGAGATTTATCCGAAGAATCCTTTCTTCAAGCTTTTAGGAGATTCACCAGCCGGAAATCTCTACCACACGTCATGATCTCCGACAACGCTTCAACATTCATGGCTACTTCTAACCATATAAGACGTCTGTTCGAGTCGCGGAAAGTACAAGATGCCCTTACCAGTCAAGGTACCACGTGGAAGTTCATACCCAAGCGCGCTCCATGGTTTGGCGGCTGGTGGGAGAGATTAATCGGGCTCACCAAGACAGCACTGAAGAAGACTCTTGGTCGTTCTTACGTTAACTTCGACATGCTACAGACGGTAGTTACCGAAATAGAAGCTGTTTTGAATGACCGGCCACTAACGTACGTCTCTTCCGGTATGAATCCAGAACCACTCACACCAGCACATCTTCTATATGGCAGACGCATTATAACATTACCATATCACGACCCTAAAGATGAAACAGTCCCAAGTTCAATCCTTGGTGGACACCGTAACATTAATAAACAAGCCAAGATCCAGATAAAACTGATAAACAACTTCCGGAAACGATGGAGACACGAATATCTTACTGCTATCCGAGAGCAACATCGTACATCAGGGCGGAATAAACAATCCATAGCGGTAGGCGACGTTGTACAAGTTCATGATGAAGTTCCAGGTGCACAATGGAAGTTGGCAGTCATAGAACAACTCGTGCCCGGTAGAGATGGACTGGTTCGGTCAGCGAAAATTAGAACAGACAATGGTACTACTAATAGACCAATAGTAAAACTCTACCCTTTGGAAGTTACAGAACTGTAG